A single genomic interval of Heteronotia binoei isolate CCM8104 ecotype False Entrance Well chromosome 11, APGP_CSIRO_Hbin_v1, whole genome shotgun sequence harbors:
- the CRYBA4 gene encoding beta-crystallin A4: MHCGCLSFNALLSLLLVAWGEPSFQGQQHEFTSECEDIAACGLECIGSARIESGTWVGFEHPGFQGQQFVLEQGDYPCWEAWAGNIAYHVPRMSSFRPVSCANLRDSKVTIFEQENFLGRKGDLSEDYPSLKAMGWGGSEVGSLRVYAGAWVCCQFPGYRGFQYVVESDCHGGEYKHFRELGCHAHSPQVQSIRRIQQ; this comes from the exons ATGCACTGTGGATGCCTCAGCTTCAATGCCCTCCTCAGCCTGTTG CTGGTGGCGTGGGGTGAGCCATCCTTCCAGGGCCAGCAGCACGAGTTCACCTCTGAGTGCGAGGACATCGCAGCCTGTGGCTTGGAGTGCATTGGTTCTGCCCGCATTGAGAGTGGCAC atgGGTGGGCTTTGAGCACCCCGGCTTCCAGGGGCAGCAGTTTGTGCTGGAACAAGGGGACTACCCTTGCTGGGAAGCCTGGGCTGGCAACATCGCCTACCACGTGCCAAGGATGAGCTCCTTCCGACCCGTCTCCTGTGCG aACCTCCGGGACAGCAAGGTGACCATCTTCGAGCAGGAGAATTTCCTGGGCCGCAAGGGAGACCTGAGTGAGGACTACCCGTCTCTCAAGGCGATGGGCTGGGGTGGCAGCGAGGTGGGCTCCCTCCGGGTCTACGCTGGAGC CTGGGTGTGCTGCCAGTTCCCTGGGTACCGCGGCTTCCAGTATGTGGTGGAGAGCGACTGCCACGGAGGGGAATACAAGCACTTCCGGGAGCTGGGCTGTCACGCCCACAGCCCTCAGGTGCAGTCCATCCGCAGGATCCAGCAGTGA